A genomic segment from Deltaproteobacteria bacterium encodes:
- a CDS encoding N-acetyl-gamma-glutamyl-phosphate reductase, producing the protein RLAAVPGCFPTSVILGLYPLLKEGLVDRRGIVADCKTGVSGGGRGPALGFHYPEVEGGVRPYGLPNHRHNPEMDQELSLAAGEKVAVTFVPHLMPMVRGILATCYATAKAKVSARDVEAAYRKAYGREPFVRLLPAGLLPSTKDVRGSNFCDIAWRVDERTRRVVVVSAIDNLVKGAAGAAVQCFNLMAGFPEEEGLRAMPLFP; encoded by the coding sequence CCCGGCTCGCGGCGGTCCCCGGCTGCTTTCCCACCTCGGTGATCCTCGGCCTGTACCCGCTCCTCAAGGAGGGGCTGGTCGACCGGAGGGGGATCGTCGCGGACTGCAAGACCGGCGTCTCCGGCGGCGGACGGGGGCCGGCCCTCGGGTTCCATTATCCGGAGGTCGAGGGGGGCGTCCGGCCGTACGGGCTGCCGAACCACCGGCACAACCCGGAGATGGACCAGGAGCTTTCGCTCGCCGCGGGGGAGAAGGTGGCCGTCACCTTCGTCCCGCACCTGATGCCGATGGTTCGCGGGATCCTCGCGACCTGCTACGCCACCGCGAAGGCGAAGGTGTCGGCGAGGGACGTCGAGGCGGCGTACCGGAAGGCGTACGGCCGGGAGCCGTTCGTCCGGCTGCTGCCGGCGGGACTGCTCCCGTCCACCAAGGACGTGCGGGGGAGCAACTTCTGCGACATCGCCTGGCGGGTCGACGAGCGGACCCGGAGGGTGGTGGTCGTCTCCGCCATCGACAACCTGGTCAAGGGCGCGGCGGGCGCGGCGGTGCAGTGCTTCAACCTGATGGCCGGATTCCCGGAGGAGGAGGGGCTCCGGGCGATGCCCCTGTTCCCGTGA
- the kdsB gene encoding 3-deoxy-manno-octulosonate cytidylyltransferase: MTSKAGDVRVAVVIPARYAATRLPGKPLAEIDGRPMIWYVWDKARRAKTPSRVVVATDDVRIASAVRGFGGEAVMTSPECPSGTDRVAEAARGMDEGIVINLQGDEPLMHPSVIDAVAAPLVSDPEVAMSTAALPQDDPAEFARASVVKVVVDARGDALYFSRAPIPHYRDAGAGPYRKHLGIYGYRRDFLFRVAALPPSALEEAERLEQLRVLQAGFRIRVVDVSHDSVGVDTPEDLKAVEERVCGPKRR; this comes from the coding sequence GTGACGTCGAAGGCGGGCGACGTCCGGGTGGCGGTGGTGATCCCCGCGCGGTACGCCGCGACGCGGCTGCCGGGGAAGCCGCTGGCCGAAATCGACGGCCGCCCGATGATATGGTATGTCTGGGACAAGGCGAGGCGGGCGAAGACGCCGTCCCGCGTGGTCGTGGCCACCGACGACGTGCGGATCGCCTCCGCGGTTCGCGGGTTCGGCGGCGAAGCGGTCATGACGTCCCCCGAATGCCCCTCCGGCACCGACCGCGTCGCCGAGGCGGCCCGCGGGATGGACGAGGGGATCGTCATCAACCTCCAGGGGGACGAGCCGCTGATGCACCCGTCGGTGATCGACGCGGTGGCCGCCCCGCTGGTGTCCGACCCGGAAGTGGCGATGTCCACGGCGGCGCTGCCGCAGGACGACCCGGCGGAGTTCGCGCGGGCGTCCGTGGTGAAAGTGGTGGTCGACGCCCGCGGGGACGCGCTGTACTTCTCCCGTGCGCCCATCCCGCACTACCGGGACGCGGGCGCGGGGCCGTACCGGAAGCACCTGGGGATCTACGGCTACCGGCGCGACTTCCTTTTCCGCGTGGCGGCGCTTCCGCCCTCCGCGCTCGAAGAGGCGGAGCGGCTCGAACAGCTGCGCGTGCTGCAGGCGGGGTTCCGGATCCGCGTGGTGGACGTTTCGCACGACTCGGTCGGGGTGGACACCCCCGAGGATCTCAAGGCGGTGGAGGAGAGGGTATGCGGGCCGAAAAGGCGATGA